From the genome of Phoenix dactylifera cultivar Barhee BC4 chromosome 17, palm_55x_up_171113_PBpolish2nd_filt_p, whole genome shotgun sequence:
TTGTAATGTTATTATTTTAATCTTATCTTCAAAATTATTATCCGaaaaaatgaaattaaaaaaatattatttcaatatttttaaaaataaaaaactaattttttttaccATAGCGAACCCCGCTCCGCAAGATACATAACACCACCACGGCCATTATTATTACCACTTCCACTATATTGTTATTGCTTCCGCTACCATTATTGTCTCCTTCATCATACCATTGCCACCATCTTTGTTTCCTCTGCTATATTGTCGACGCCcttaccaccaccaccaccaccactattCGTGTTGCCTTTCGAGCTATTAGTTCCACCACAATCTTTACAGCTTTTGCCATCACTACCACTATATATCACtatgtttatattttaaaaattaattgagTATATCAAtacatttttaaaaatttagaaaagtagaagcataattttttatttttatttttgaaaataaaaaaaaaatgaaagtgatTGCACGACATCACCTTAACCTCTTCcaaaaatatgaattattttttaGCAAAACCATGGCAAGCTATCTCATATTTTGTTGATAAATgtggaaaatattatttaagatgaaagataaaagaagaaaaaggagaagaaaaaagaaaagaaaatgataggAGATCAATttcagcggaaaaatcgaagcCCGGACCAACGAAGAACTACGTAAATCAAACGGTTTCTCCACACCTCCTATCTTCTCGGGCCCaccaaattcaaaattttgaattttccaCTCTCCAGAAATGCAGCATGTCGCACGGACGTCCCCCAGACAATCATCACACTCCACTGCCAGAGGAGAAAGGCCGCCACTCTGCGGCCAATTTAATCCTTGGCTTTTTATATACTAGTCTTCTTCCTTGCCTTGATCACCGTTTTGAGTTGACTTCAGGAATCAGGGTAGTAAGAGAAATGAGTTGGTCCTATTCCAATTTCCAATCATTTAGTAAGACGAGTTCTATATCTATTCCAAttgcagaaaaaataaaaatattttaattcttcaaaatctgattcctattttttttttatattcaaaattcattttaattttgatcatgattttattttttaatatttaaattttattttgatttcgaTCACAGGCCAAATACATCATTGGATATTactattttgatttctatttcaatTTATTTCCATTCCAGTTCCAATTCATTTTGGTTTGCATTCTGATCGCGAACCAGGCGTTCTCTAAATCTCTTCACTAGTTTGTCCCATGTCTCGTCCATTGCCTACAGTGTTGCCACCACACTGCTTCTGAGATAGAATCTTACCAAAATCACTGTTCATGTCGCAAACAAAGCAAAAAGTTTCTAAGATTTGAGGCCGCAGTCATTCATTGAGCCGATAAAACAGAAAAGTGTGTTAGAGAAAGATAATGGATATTAAATTGTGAGAGAAATTTTATATCTGCTTTCTGTTTCATTCTATTGCCCTCACAGATACTCCATGGGATAGCAacatccccttttttttttattttcttatttttggtaAATAATAAGAGAGGGGGAGGGGCAGAACCCCACCCGCATAGCAGCTCCCACTGGATCCCGTTTCCAccagagaatgttcgatgcaagTCGCAAGTTTCTGCGTACCCTCTCCCACTGGGCCATCCATGTGTGAATACATCACGCCACCTCGGAAGGAAAGTATATCCGCACAAAACCATCCGAGCATGAAACATGCGGTCATCTGATTTAATCGACTCCCGCACGTTTCAAATTTGGACAACTCAGATGGAGTGCAAGCCTCCTTACCACCAGGttaccaccctggtggtggtaaTAGCAACATCCTTCCCGAAGGATACTAGCAAAAGTACCAAAAGAAAAGGCCTAAATGTCTGATGATTACTTTTAACTCCCCTCCAAATTTTATAATTACTTttaatacaatttctttttgcATGTAGGTTGAAAGATAACCGAGTTTATCTTGAGCTTCaactctccttcttccctcccAATTTCTAGCAAGGAAAAATCAAACTGAGAATGAAAATAAGTTGCTTGCGTTGAAACAGTAGGCCACTGACTTGCCTTGTCGGTCAAAAAAGAGACACTGTGAAATGTACCAAAGATTTGAATTCAAATACAGCATTCATTCATATTTGGAAGGCAGCAGTATCTTGGGAGGCAGTTCTTCTACCTTGTAGCCCATTGCTTGCAGATCGAtaaagaaaatgctaaagattACCTACCAAATCACCATTTGAAATCGATAATTGGATAATTGGTTAAACAGAAAGCAAGGCTTGAAACACCACCGAAAAGCCAATCAGTGTTCATTAAGGATCGAAGAATTACTGACAACATTCTTAATCCCCAACTATCACACCAGCCCGACAAACCGAGCAACAATTGAGTCGATATCAGTAGCAGCATTCATATATTAATGGCTAGCAGCTTGAAGTAGACAACAGCATGCCACAGTAGGAGATGTACAACCCTATAAAATCTTCTCATTCTTCCATTCTACAACCTATGATTCTTCGTCCAACATCACCTTGATGACTTCATGCTTTTTATTTGGTCAGATTTGGCCTTCCTTCCTTCCTACCCATTTCAACGCTAAATCTTTTCAAACAAAACAACCGAGAAGTGGTTCATTCATTCTGACAGTAGACCCTCATTAAATGGccttcaaaaataaaaactagGAATAAACAGAGTAGCAAACATGAATTTCAACCATTTTAAATGTGACTCATGTATATGCATCTTATGCATGTCAGGTGTATGGACGATACCGTCTGTCATCGCGGCTCTCGGTAAGCCTTGAAACAGAAATAACACAAAATGTTATAAGCAGTAAGATAACTCTATAACATTAATATGTCACAACACATATGCGAAACCGCTATCAAAACTTTTTGTAGTAACTTCCTGTAAAGCTTTCTTCCCCTCCCTTCTCACAAAAAAAGGCCAGTCCCTAGATCATGATTTAGTCTTACATGTGGCGCATCATTCCAACATATATCATCATCTAGGCAGTGATACAAAAAGAGCTTCAGCAACATAGAGACACTCAAATGATAAGGGAAGACaacagaaaagaataaaaaggtttGAACTAGGGTCTATGTTGATTAAGttataaattaaacaagacCACTCATTATGAGATAAAGAGCAATATTGTAACAGGCAAACTGACCTTCAAATGATTAGCTCAACAGGTCTGAGTCTAACTTCAACAACAGCATATCTCACTCCACAAAGATTTCACTGTGGAAAGGCACCTTAACCTTGTCTTTCGATATCACCAACCAGCCAACTCTTGCCATGTATTACCCACAAAACCCTTCTTCTATGTACAGGGTTCCAAAGAATTCCATACATCAACATCATCTAAGACTGCTGATAGGTTTGCTCTCAAATATTAGCGCAACCCTGGACTTACCAGAGCAGCAGAAGCAAagagaattatttacttctggTTGGCAGGCCCGCCAGTCCAGTAAGTCTTGACAGCCACCAGGATCTTCTCAGGGTTGAAGGGTCCGCTCTCATGATCCATGATCTGACTCTTCCATCTCATTCCATTTGTTATGGCCTGGACCTTCACCAGGACATCCACTGTATCCCTAAAGATCACTGTTCCTTCTGGCCTCAGTATCCTATCCATCTCCAAAAGAATGTATGTAATGTCACACCTGCAACCATCGCCATTAATTAAGATCACAAATACCTTAAGAAACTTATGCTTGTCAGTAGATTAAAGTTGGTGTTATGATCATGAGGAATCACATCCAATCCACCCCATAGCACCAATTTGGTACATCATATTAATCATATATGACAACATATCATAACATTTTTcctcaaaaaagaaaacatataaCTCAAATGAAATAATCTCTGAGATGTCAAACGATTTGGTTCGTCCGTgtctaataataatatatatatatatatatatatatatatatataatatgttaGAACATTCCGAGTAGCTTTTAGAAGAAAATCAAATAATATTCAGAACGTTCAAGTTTGATCACTTCCACTGTTGGACAACGAGCACATCActcaaaaattttgaattatataACAGTCAGGAAACGTAAGAGATGAAAACACCTTTGAAGTAAGCGAACTGAGTGAAATTTCCCAAGAACATTCCGAGTAGCTTTGAATATATAATATGCCAGAACATTCCAAGTAGCTTTTACAAGAAAATAATTTCAGAACATTTAAGTTTAATCTCAAACATCATCGTATAACAAGCACATCACTTCAAGGAACTTTGAATATCTAACAGTTTGGAAAGGTAAGCGATGAAAACACCTGTGAAGTAAGTGAACTGAGTGAAATTTGACAAGATCTCCCTACTCagctgtagataatgcaactAGATTGTAGTTTTTTGGTAACGCATTATGAATAAGATAAGCATTAAAGGAGCCCTTCCATTACCTATCCTGATAAATGCTGAACACACCATCGGCATGGATGAGGTCATAAGTCCTTGGATATGTCGAGAAAGCTTCACACCAGTCCTGGTAGGTACCAATAAAACCTCGCTCATAGATAACACCAAGTGTGTCCTGCTGTGTGTCAGCAGGTACCACATTCATCACCCACACAGGGTACTTCACCAGAGCTGCTGCAAACCCCCCCAAGTTGGCATTCATGTCCATAACATTTCGATATCGCCCCTCGGTCAGAGGTGGAATGATCTTCTTGTAGCGTGCCAACCGCTCCTTCCACATATTGTTGTCTTCCTGGAATTTCTCAGCAGTGATGCCCGGGATGGATCCCCTGCTTATTCTTGGTGGAATAGCAAATGCCCTTTCTGGCCATTTCTCCAACATCCCACCCGCGACTTCTTCCGAGCTACTCACCTCTGGTAATGGGGTGATGCAAGTCTCCATTTTCTTATACCTACGTATCATAATCGGTCAGTCATAGCCGTTTGTTGTATAGAAAATAAAGCAAGAAATGAAAGCAAAACAATATCACTTCCGCTACACACTTCTCATCATGTCTCTGTCAGTGGAGCTCAATTCTTTTTGCCCAAACGTATGCATCAACATGGGTGCCTAAAATGTGGTATTCTTGTAGAAAGATGGTTATGGGCCACCTAATCATTGGCATCAATCACTAACATATGCAACTATTTGGAATGCATGCCCGCtgctaaataaatttttaagtcCACTGCCAAAAAATTCACAAAACTAGTGGCAGTCCATAAGGTAGAGCAAAAACATACACTGAGAGAAATATATCTCTTACCAGGCAGCGTCTGGATTGTCATTCCTGCATATATGTGGTGTTTTATAGACCTTCCGGTTTTGAATGCATTGTATGTGGTTGATGGGTTTTTGCCAAATTGCAAGATCACCTTTCTCAATCACTTTCTTCCAGCAAAGACGCTTTGCTAAGTCCTCAATTGCATCTTGTTCATGTTTCAGATCCTCTTGGGTCCTCTCCCATCCTCGATAGTGTTTCTTCCAATTTATTGGAGGGCCTGAGAGGATCCAATAGCCTCCCGGTCTCAAAACTCTATCCACTTCAATTAGATACAGGCCATCTgatgaaaaaaaatcaacaagGTTCAACCGATATAAAGTGTAAAGCTTTCGTGGCGGAACACTAGTAATTATACTTGATAAACTTCTGAATGTATGAATAATTTGACTTAAACTAATATTTATGACATATTCGAAGAAAATAAAAGGATCCATGATTTCCTTCTGGAATATAAAGGATGCAAGCCAAAAGGCAAACAATGGCATAATCTCTAGCAAGGAAATTCAGATATGCATGAGTTGTGTCTGTTATTGACAGGGATAACGTCATGAAAACCTACCATATTTTTCCCAAGGGATCAAACATCGAGAGCAATGAGCCATGTCGAAAGCTCTAGCAGGATATGGAATTCGTTCTGTTGCCATCACACCTATCATTGCTGGGACTCCCCGTTCCAATGCAAACTGCACCTGTGCCTCGTGCGAATCTCTCGGAGCAAATGACATGGCCAGAATGTTCCTATTCAGAAGATAAGCCCCCCAGCTCGCAACCTCCAATCACcaaacaaaattaaaagatcTCAGATATTCACACACTCTTAGAATCAAACTGCTCAAAACACAAAAGAGAGAGGTAATGTTGCCTTACTCCACATCCAGTATCAATTGCAGTTCTAATGTTTCCATTGGTTAATGGGATGAGAGCATTAATATCATCGATGTAAGAATCGGCACCCCTTGGGAACATTGTGCCACCACCAGGGAACCTAAATCGGCTGCCTTCAACTTGGATCCAGTTTTGAACAGCTTTTTCGATGCTGAGCTCTCTATGAGGAATGTTATCATACCAAGCATAGTCTCTACTCTGCGGCCATTTGAATGGGTTCTTGTACTTTGGTGGCGCAGGGATTAAGCATCGGAGAAACTCTTCTTTCTGAGGGCAGTGCCGCTCGCGATACTTCAGCATCGCCTTAACAAACTTCCGCGCTCTCCTTGGGTCTTGACAAGGGGTGAACTCACTGTATTTCAAGTCACAAGAGGGGAATTTCTCGGTGGAAAGTGAGGATTCATTGAAGCCTACTTGGTGGTGAGCTTGGAAATCAAGGCTGGAACCTGAGGAGGATGATTGGGTGGTGGGGCCATTGCATTTTGACACAATGGAGGAAATGGGATTGGATGTGGATGGGGTGATGGTGTTCTGCCAAGCACCAAGCATGTAAAACAGAACGCAGAGACCACTCAAGCCCAAGATCCAAGTAAGGCGCTCCCTTCTGGATCCCAACTGATGCATCTTGGGAGATCCATTGTACTCTTTTCCCATTAGACCTGAAGAAATTTTTAAAGAGGTGTCTTacaacttcaaaaaaaaaaaaaaaaacagagcaaAAATTTAGAGCTAAAGATCAACCATAGAATATAAAAGGTCTTCCTTTGACACCCCAAGAGAAGCATTTAACAAACAAGGTGGTTTCATATATTTCAAAGTAGTTCTTGAAGGAGTAAAACTTAAGCTAAAGATCAACCATAGAACAGAAATGTTACTCCTGTGACACCAAAAACTGAAATGCACTTTTTTCAGTTCCACTCACCTTTTCTGAGAGGTAGAAGATGAATCAAGACTGCTTAAACTTGGTTAATGGGTTTTTCCAGGGAAGAAACGCAATTCTTAAGCTCTATACATataaaggatcacatatgcatGCATCAATTTCAAACAGTACTGGTTTCAGTGTTGTTAGTAGtagattttcttaataaagctTATGAATACAAGACATGTACTTTGAGGAAGTAGTAGTGAATGTTACACCTTCTAAAGATAGGTTGCTCATGACTTTAAAAGCATTAAGCTGATTAAAAGGTCAGTAATAGTGACAAGTAGAAGAGTGTAAGGGGATGTAGATAGTTGAGGTTTAGACTATAACCAAAAGAGGCATCTGGAAGGCAGTATTGCTTCCTATAGT
Proteins encoded in this window:
- the LOC103724152 gene encoding probable methyltransferase PMT17 isoform X2 is translated as MGKEYNGSPKMHQLGSRRERLTWILGLSGLCVLFYMLGAWQNTITPSTSNPISSIVSKCNGPTTQSSSSGSSLDFQAHHQVGFNESSLSTEKFPSCDLKYSEFTPCQDPRRARKFVKAMLKYRERHCPQKEEFLRCLIPAPPKYKNPFKWPQSRDYAWYDNIPHRELSIEKAVQNWIQVEGSRFRFPGGGTMFPRGADSYIDDINALIPLTNGNIRTAIDTGCGVASWGAYLLNRNILAMSFAPRDSHEAQVQFALERGVPAMIGVMATERIPYPARAFDMAHCSRCLIPWEKYDGLYLIEVDRVLRPGGYWILSGPPINWKKHYRGWERTQEDLKHEQDAIEDLAKRLCWKKVIEKGDLAIWQKPINHIQCIQNRKVYKTPHICRNDNPDAAWYKKMETCITPLPEVSSSEEVAGGMLEKWPERAFAIPPRISRGSIPGITAEKFQEDNNMWKERLARYKKIIPPLTEGRYRNVMDMNANLGGFAAALVKYPVWVMNVVPADTQQDTLGVIYERGFIGTYQDWCEAFSTYPRTYDLIHADGVFSIYQDRCDITYILLEMDRILRPEGTVIFRDTVDVLVKVQAITNGMRWKSQIMDHESGPFNPEKILVAVKTYWTGGPANQK
- the LOC103724152 gene encoding probable methyltransferase PMT17 isoform X1; this translates as MKLSLYCLWEVHVEGLLFLRSSESSLIIGWFGLMGKEYNGSPKMHQLGSRRERLTWILGLSGLCVLFYMLGAWQNTITPSTSNPISSIVSKCNGPTTQSSSSGSSLDFQAHHQVGFNESSLSTEKFPSCDLKYSEFTPCQDPRRARKFVKAMLKYRERHCPQKEEFLRCLIPAPPKYKNPFKWPQSRDYAWYDNIPHRELSIEKAVQNWIQVEGSRFRFPGGGTMFPRGADSYIDDINALIPLTNGNIRTAIDTGCGVASWGAYLLNRNILAMSFAPRDSHEAQVQFALERGVPAMIGVMATERIPYPARAFDMAHCSRCLIPWEKYDGLYLIEVDRVLRPGGYWILSGPPINWKKHYRGWERTQEDLKHEQDAIEDLAKRLCWKKVIEKGDLAIWQKPINHIQCIQNRKVYKTPHICRNDNPDAAWYKKMETCITPLPEVSSSEEVAGGMLEKWPERAFAIPPRISRGSIPGITAEKFQEDNNMWKERLARYKKIIPPLTEGRYRNVMDMNANLGGFAAALVKYPVWVMNVVPADTQQDTLGVIYERGFIGTYQDWCEAFSTYPRTYDLIHADGVFSIYQDRCDITYILLEMDRILRPEGTVIFRDTVDVLVKVQAITNGMRWKSQIMDHESGPFNPEKILVAVKTYWTGGPANQK